From one Candidatus Limnocylindrales bacterium genomic stretch:
- a CDS encoding dockerin type I domain-containing protein, translating to MNNHRFRTFLVSGLLILAAAGRAGAAPSLCNGAPNGILDGDEQCESGPCCTAKCELASESTVCRTSTDAVCDPAETCGTQAPAAVAACPADAAAPNGTTCNDGLFCTVGETCTGGECGGGQANPCSDDNSCTADSCSENNNTCKHDKAADGASCNDGSACTVGDTCSNGFCTSGESRVCADTNACTDDSCDPDTGDCVFANNTDPCEDGLFCTAGDACSGGACVGGAASGCDDGEGCTIDSCNEETNSCTHQTAPDGTSCEDDFFCTTGDTCTGGVCTSGPPSSCNDDNDCTKDACDEDTNECSHSATNNQGPCFDGSLCTTDDTCHNGVCEGGPAKFCIDGNPCTDDSCDETTGDCAFTNIGGPCSDGLFCTTGDTCTAGVCVPSGVSCDDGNPCTIDSCDEGLDTCSNVNSNDPCDDGFFCTDGDTCSGGSCVPGPARNCGDGNACTDDTCNDTTDACEHQNNTAPCSDGLGCTTGDVCSGGECTGAPKDCGDGNICTTDSCSEPTGLCSNVNNTAACDDGEFCTFPDACAAGACVPGPLRNCDDTNQCTIDSCNEGSNACDHAPTTGECDDGLFCTENDACSGGVCTGTLRNCADENGCTTDACNDITNECDHLDNTAPCDDGVFCNGSDSCAGGSCSVHPGDPCDGPDDDSDCTETCNEQAAACSASDPDQSACSDGNSCTVGDQCVAGVCVSGASEGEGCVPTTTTTTLEATTTTTIPGATTTTLEPATTTTLAPATTTTVEGATTTTLAGATTTTVAPETTTTLEAATTTTIAVVTTTTLVSGTTTTTLESPLCGDFTGDGELTATDALGVLRAATDLEECDLSVCDFTGDSKITAIDALAVLRASVDLPSDPNCPAAAVASALASTGARRV from the coding sequence GTGAACAACCATCGATTTCGTACGTTTCTGGTCTCTGGGCTGCTGATCCTCGCCGCGGCCGGCCGCGCCGGCGCCGCACCGTCGCTCTGCAACGGCGCGCCGAACGGCATCCTCGACGGAGACGAACAGTGCGAGTCCGGACCGTGCTGCACGGCCAAGTGCGAGCTGGCAAGCGAGTCCACGGTCTGTCGCACGAGCACGGATGCGGTCTGCGATCCGGCCGAGACGTGCGGCACGCAGGCGCCGGCCGCGGTGGCCGCCTGCCCGGCGGACGCCGCCGCCCCCAACGGCACGACCTGCAATGACGGCCTGTTCTGCACGGTTGGCGAAACCTGCACCGGCGGCGAGTGCGGAGGCGGCCAGGCGAACCCGTGCTCGGATGACAACTCGTGCACGGCCGATTCGTGCAGCGAGAACAACAACACCTGCAAGCATGACAAGGCGGCCGACGGCGCCTCCTGTAACGACGGCTCCGCATGCACGGTCGGCGACACCTGCTCGAACGGATTCTGCACCTCGGGCGAGTCTCGCGTGTGCGCCGATACGAACGCATGCACCGACGATTCGTGCGATCCGGACACCGGCGACTGCGTTTTCGCGAACAATACGGACCCGTGCGAGGACGGGCTCTTCTGCACGGCCGGAGACGCGTGCAGCGGCGGCGCGTGCGTCGGCGGCGCGGCGAGCGGATGCGATGACGGCGAAGGCTGCACGATCGACTCGTGCAACGAAGAGACCAACAGCTGCACGCACCAGACTGCCCCGGACGGAACCTCGTGCGAAGACGATTTCTTCTGCACGACCGGCGACACGTGCACGGGCGGCGTCTGCACGTCGGGACCTCCGTCGTCGTGCAACGACGACAACGACTGTACCAAGGACGCCTGCGACGAAGACACCAACGAATGCTCGCACAGCGCGACCAACAACCAGGGCCCGTGCTTCGACGGCTCGCTGTGCACGACCGACGACACGTGCCACAACGGCGTCTGCGAGGGCGGGCCGGCAAAATTCTGCATCGACGGCAACCCGTGCACCGACGACTCGTGCGACGAGACCACCGGCGACTGCGCGTTCACGAACATCGGCGGCCCGTGCTCGGACGGCCTGTTCTGCACGACCGGCGACACCTGCACGGCCGGAGTCTGCGTGCCGTCGGGCGTGAGCTGCGACGATGGCAATCCGTGCACGATCGATTCGTGCGACGAAGGGCTCGATACCTGCAGCAACGTCAACAGCAACGACCCGTGCGACGACGGCTTCTTCTGCACCGACGGTGATACCTGCAGCGGCGGATCGTGCGTTCCGGGGCCTGCCCGCAACTGCGGCGACGGCAACGCGTGCACCGACGACACCTGCAACGACACGACCGACGCGTGCGAGCACCAGAACAACACCGCGCCTTGCAGCGACGGCCTCGGTTGCACCACGGGCGACGTCTGTTCCGGCGGCGAGTGCACCGGAGCGCCGAAGGACTGCGGCGACGGCAACATCTGCACGACCGACTCGTGCTCGGAGCCGACCGGCCTCTGCAGCAACGTCAACAACACCGCGGCGTGCGACGACGGCGAATTCTGCACGTTCCCCGACGCGTGTGCGGCTGGTGCGTGCGTGCCGGGACCGCTGCGCAACTGCGACGACACCAACCAGTGCACGATCGACTCCTGCAACGAAGGCAGTAACGCGTGCGATCACGCGCCGACCACCGGCGAGTGCGATGACGGCCTGTTCTGCACCGAGAACGACGCGTGCAGCGGCGGCGTCTGCACCGGAACGCTGCGCAACTGCGCCGACGAGAACGGCTGCACGACCGACGCGTGCAACGACATCACCAACGAGTGCGACCATCTCGACAACACGGCGCCGTGCGACGACGGCGTGTTCTGCAACGGCAGCGACAGCTGCGCGGGCGGCAGCTGCAGCGTGCATCCCGGCGACCCGTGCGACGGTCCCGACGACGACTCCGACTGTACGGAAACCTGCAACGAGCAGGCCGCGGCCTGCTCGGCCTCCGATCCTGACCAGAGCGCGTGCAGCGACGGCAATTCGTGCACGGTCGGCGACCAGTGCGTGGCCGGTGTCTGCGTGAGCGGCGCGAGCGAAGGCGAGGGCTGCGTGCCGACGACCACGACGACGACGCTCGAGGCGACGACCACGACGACCATTCCGGGTGCGACAACGACGACGCTCGAGCCGGCCACGACGACGACGCTTGCCCCCGCGACGACGACGACGGTGGAAGGTGCCACGACGACGACCCTCGCCGGTGCGACCACGACGACCGTTGCGCCCGAGACGACGACGACCCTCGAAGCGGCGACCACCACGACGATCGCCGTCGTGACGACCACGACGCTCGTCAGCGGCACCACGACGACGACGCTCGAGAGCCCGCTGTGCGGCGACTTCACCGGCGACGGCGAGCTTACGGCAACGGACGCGCTCGGCGTACTGCGCGCGGCGACCGATCTCGAGGAGTGCGACCTGTCGGTCTGCGACTTCACAGGCGACAGCAAGATCACCGCGATCGATGCGCTCGCGGTGCTGCGTGCGTCGGTCGACCTGCCGTCGGACCCGAATTGTCCGGCGGCCGCGGTCGCTTCTGCGCTTGCGTCAACTGGTGCGCGGCGAGTCTGA